The genomic DNA CGATGCCGGGCTATGACATTCGAATCCTCGGCACCGGGGGAGACGACCTAACCGGCACCGGTCCGCGCGGCTCCAGCCCCGAGGGCAACATTGTGCTACGAACCCCACTACCGCCCGGCGCTCTAACTGGGGTGTGGGGAAGCGCGGAGAGGTACCGCCACTCTTACCTGACTGCCTTCCCCGGCTACTACTCGACGGGAGACGCCGGATATATCGATGAAGACGGATACGTCTTCGTTATGGGCCGAACGGACGACGTCATCAACGTCGCCGGACACCGCCTCTCAACCGGCTCTCTCGAAGAAGTCCTCACGATGCATCCAGCAGTGGCCGAGTGCGCGGTCATCGGGATTTATGACGAAATTAAGGGGCAGAGAGCCGCCGGCTTCGTAACTCTCAAAGCCCACGTCGCGATCTCGCAAGAGCGACTTCAGCGCGAACTGGTATCTCTAGTTCGAGAGCACGTCGGGCCGATCGCCGCGTTCCGCGACGTGACCATCCTCGACCGGCTCCCAAAAACCCGCACTGGCAAGATTTTGCGCAAGACAATGCGCCAGATTGCCGATGGCGAGACATACAAAGTTCCGGCGACGATCGAGGACCCTACTGTCCTGGACGGGCTGATAGTCGCTTTGAAGGCGTCGCCGCGGCGCGCATCCGAACCGAGTGCCATGCTTAGTGGGCCGAGTGCTGGCTGAGCGACGAAGACTGAACATTCATGTAGCGCTGAGTCGCGTGCCGGGCAGGAGCAGAGGTGCTCGCCGCAGTGCTGGCTGCCCGAGCCAGGTGCATCCGGCGTGTCTAAATTCCTCGAACCTGCCGACGTCCCCTCGTTTGTGGGCGCCGTCGATGCCGGAATTTGTCAAGGCGAGTGAGGCCGGTGGGTGTTAGGCGGCGAGTTGGATCTCGTCGGTTGGTGGCTGGTTGATCCACGCGGCCGGGTCTCGGTCGAGGATCTTCGGTCGCGTCTGTCGCGTCGTGAACCGTTCGGGGTGGGCGCGGCGGGCGGCCTCGAGTGTGGCGTCTCGGTCGCGGTCGATGGCGTCGGCGTGCCCGTAGTGCACGTCGGCGGGCGTGTGCATGCCGATGCCGGTGTGCCGGTGGTGGTGGTTGTAGGCGTGCACGAATTCGTCCAGGAACTGCCGTGCGTGGGCGAGGGAGACGAACCGGTCGGGGAAGACGGGCAGGTACTTCATCGTCTTGAACAGCGCTTCGGAGTAGGGGTTGTCATTGGACACGTGCGGTCGGGAGCGGGACGCGGTCACGCCGAGATCGGCGAGCAGGGTGCGGACGGTCTTCGACGTCATCGAGGGGCCGCCGTCGGAGTGCACGACCTCGGGGGTGCCGTGGATCCCGAACGCGTCGGTCATCATCTCCTTGGCGAGTAGGCCGTCCTCGCAGGCGTGCACGATGGCGCCGACGATGTAGCGGGAGAAGATGTCGATCATCACGTACGCGTCGTAGTACGTGCCTTTGACAGGGCCGGCGAGTTTCGTGATGTCCCAGGTATAGACCTGCCCGACGGCGGTCGCGATCAGCTCCGGCACCTTCCGCGGCGGATGGGTCGCGAGCCGGCGCCGCTCCCGTACCTGCGTGTGCTCGCGCAGCACCCGATACATGGTCGAGACCGAGCCCACGTATTCGCCGCGCTCGAGCAGGATGGGATAGATCTGCAACGGCGGCTTGTCGACGAACTCGTCACTGTTGAGCGTGGACAGCACCAGCGACCGCTCGACGCTCGAGAGCTTGTTCGCTGGGGCAGGACGAGCCGACGGCGGCTCGGGGTCCGGTCGGCGTGCGCGGGAGGCGGCGCGGGTCGCGGTCGCACGCGCCACGCCGGTCAGGGCTGCCGCCTGCCGGGTCGGCACGTCCGCGGCGGCCAGTTCGACGTAGGTGTTCATGAGCGCTTCCCGCGCCGCGGGTCGGTGTCCGCGCTCTTGGAGATCTGCCCCAAGAGCGCGTGCGCTTTTCCCATGATCTCCAACGCCGTCCGCGTCATCGACAACTCCACCTCGGCCTTCCGCAGTTGCGCCTTCAACCGGGCGTTCTCGGCCTGCGCGGCGCTGGGACGACCGACCGCTTCGCCGGGGTTCTTGCCCTCCAGCAGACCCGCGTCGCGCTGCTTGCGCCACTCCGAGATCAGCGACGAGTACAGGCCATGTCGGCGCAGGTATCCCGCGCCCTCACCCGTCTCGCACGCGACCTCGTACTCGGACAGGTACTGCAACTTCTGGCCCGGCGAGAACGAACGCCGACGCGTCGGCCCGTCCGGGATCGAGGGTGCGCTCACGACTCCATCATCGGCCGCGACGACCGCGACCGGGGAACTCAAACTCATCAGATTGGTGATCCTTCAACTCGCCCCACGAGGCGGACTTGCTATAAACCGGTGGACTCACTCAACCCTGACACGTAGGGTGCCGGGGATGTAGCAGAACCGGTCGAAGCAGTAGTGGGAGCGGAACAGCGCCCGCCGGTCGTTCTCTCTGCAACCTCGCCGTTTACCGATCAGGACACGTTTGACGGCGGGAGGGTCGCGATTAGTTCGTCTACCCATGTTCCGAGTCGCTCGGTGTGTTCGTCTCGGAGGGGCAAGATGCCCGCGTCGATCAGGAGCGACCTGAGGTGATGTCTGGCCTGCCCCGGTGGGCAAGCATCGAGGCTGGCATGGGTGATCGAGGTCTCCGCGCCGATGGTCTGCAGGAGGGCTTTCGGGATGGGCTTGAGCAGCCACCGCATGGTCGAGTCGGGCCGGCCCCGCTGTGCAAGCGCGGCGGGAGTTCTGTGAGCGGGACGGGGATGGTGCCTGTTGCCGAGGAGAGTAGCTGTCGGACGCTCAGGGTGACGGAGCAGCGTATGCACGTCCGCTCGAAGTGTTGATCGCCGGCCGCACCGCAGGTAGCACACACGTAGTCTCGTGTTGCTCCGGCGCATGGCCCGCAGATCCGCTCCCCCGTCTCGGAAAACCCGATGAGGGCTTTGACCTGGTCGCAGGTGGGGCATGTGTTCGGGGTGCGGAGCACGCGCCGGTAGCAGCCGGTGCAGACAGGGCCGATCGGCCACGTCGTCGTGTGAACGGGCCGCGCGAGATGGCAAACAACGCACTCAGCATCGGTGGTCTGATAGCAGGACTTGCAGAGATCGGTACTGCCGTTTTGGCTGCGTGCGGCGATTGGGCGTTCTTGTCCGCAGTGCCCGCACGCCCGGACGGGCGCCTTGTGGCAGCGTTTGCAGTAGTCGTCGCCGTCGACGACCGCGGTGACGTGGTCGACGCGACCGCAGCCTGCGCAGTCTCGCTTGGGTCGGGCGCAGTGACCGCACAGAGCGGCGCCGTCGCTTGTTCGGGCGCTGGGTGTTCGTGATCGGTGGCAGTTGGAGCATTCCTCGCGCCTGCTGGCGTTGTAGCACGGGCGGCATAGCCCACCTCCCTCAGGGAGCCTTTTCGAGCGCGGTGCGGTCGTGCCGCATTCGGAGCATGGATGCTCCGGGAGTGCTTTCACGGCGTAGTTCCGGGGCGGTTGATCGTCGTGCGCCGCGCCGTCACCCGACTCTTCGGCGACAGGGTCTCCCCCGCCACCTTCTGGTTCGAGGCCTCCACGATGCGAGGCTCGATGAGGTCATTGGGCGTGCATCCCAGGATGTCGCACAGTGCGATGAGTATCGACATGCTCAGCCGTTGAGGATGTCCGGTGACGAGTCGGTAGGTCTGCTCCCGGGAGAGCGAGACACCGCGCTCAGCGAGGCGTGGCTGCAGATCCGTCGTAGCAAACATGCCCTGCTCGGCCATCTTGGCGCGCAGGTGCCAGACGTAGTCCATTTCCTTCATCGCGGTTCCTCCTGAAGGTCGAGGCCGTACCGCGTGTGGATGGCCTGGGTGAGTAGACGATTCCGATACTCATTGGAAACGCCCACATAGATCGCGGTTGTCGATGAGAGGGCTTGTCAAGTTTTCTGTGTAAGCGGTTCGGAATTGGTGGTCAGAGGTAGGGGTTGATTCGCTCGGGGTAAGCCAGGGCGAGTTGCTCAAGGGCTTGTTTCCAGTTCGTCGTGACGTTGCCCTCGATGAGTCGGCCGCTGGCTTTGCGCTTGCTCGCGGGCAGGCCGCGTTCCTTCTCTCGTTCGCGGGCTCGTTTGTCCTCGATGTCGCAGATCGCGAGCCAGAGCAGCTTGACCGCAGCAGCGTCGTTGGGGAAATGGCCACGGTTCTTGGTGATCTTCCGCAGCTGGTAGTTCAGCGATTCAATCGCGTTCGTCGTGTAGATCACCCGCCGCAGCTCGGGCGGGAACGCGAGGAACGGGGTGAACTTGTCCCAGGCGTCCTGGAACGATTTCACCGCCGACGGGTATCGCTTCCCGAGCTCGGACGCGCTGAACTCCTCGAGCGCCTCGAGGGCGGTGTCCTCGTTCGCAGCCTGGTAGATCGGTTTCAGCGCGGCGGCGACGGCCTTGCGGTCCTTGTAGTTCACGAACCGCATCGCAGCCCGGATGAGATGCACGACGCAGGTCTGCACGGTCGCTTCCGGCCACGTCGCCGCGATCGCCTCGGGGAACCCGGTCAGCCCGTCGCAGCAGACGATCAGCACGTCGCGGACGCCGCGGTTGGCGAGTTCGGCGCACACCGACGCCCAGAACTTCGCACCCTCGGTGGCCTGCACCCAGATCCCCAGGACGTGCTTGATCCCGTCCATGTCGACCCCGACAGCGATATGAGCGGCCTTGTTGCGGACATGCCCGCCATCGCGGATCTTCACGATGATCGCGTCCAGATAGATCACCGGATACAGCGACTCGAGCGGCCTCGTCTGCCAGGCGAGGACCTCGTCGGCGACCTGGTCGGTGATCTTCGAGATCGTCTCATGGCTGAGCTCGGTGCCGATCGTGTTCGCGAGATGGTGCTGAATGTCGCGGATCGTCATCCCGCCCGCGTAAAGCGAGATGATCATCCCATCCAGCCCGTCCAGCCGCCGCTGCCCCTTCGGGACCAGCATCGGCGTGAACGACCCGTTCCGGTCGCGCGGGACCGCAAGCTCGATATCACCGATCTCGGTCGACACCGTCTTCGGCGTCGACCCATTGCGGGAGTTCGGATACAGCGACGCCTCGGCATCGCCGCGGTCGTAGCCGACATGCTCCGTCAGCTCCGCATCCAGCCCCCGCTCCAGCGCCGCCTTCAACATCCCGCCCAGCATCCCGTGCTCGCCCGTCAAGGGCTCGCCCGCGTCGATCTTCGCGAAGATCTCATCCATCGCTCCCGACGCCTTCAACTGATCAGCAAGCTCCTTCTGCCTCCGACGACGCTCCTCGCGCTCCGGGCTGATCGCATCCATAGTCACAGTGTTTCTCCTTCAGGGGGGTGAACCTCACCCCCTTACACAGACCATTTGACGTTGATACTGGGAACAGCTGGCGCGGGGCATGACCCACCATTTGACTGGCGGCTCCCTGGGGTCTGCCTTTAGCGTGATCTGTCTGCCGCGCGCCAGTTGAAGTGTCGGTCGGCCGGGCATGACCTCATAGGAGCGTGACCTCGGACCGGTCTCATCAACGTCTTGTCTGCCCTGCCCGGCCGACACTTCCCATTGTGAAACACATTCGAAGGGAAGTACACGATGCATGCTGGATCGCACGTCGTCGCGGGGGTGGACACGCACAAGGACACCCACTTCGCGGCGGTGATCACCGTCACAGGTCAGCAAGTGGGGGCTGCCGAGTTCCCCGCCACCGAGTCAGGCTACCGGGCGTTGACCGAGTTCATCACCTGCCACGGGCCGCTGCTGCGCGCGGGGGTCGAGGGCACCAACGCCTACGGCGCTGGCCTCTCGCGTCACCTTCGCGAGGTCGGCGTGCCGGTCGTGGAGGTGCTGCGTCCGGCTCGGCAGCTGCGGCGGATGCGCGGCAAGTCTGATCAGATCGACGCCTACGCGGCCGCGCAGATTGCGCTGGCCGACGTGGACACCGTAACCGCGAAGACCAGCGCCGGGACCGTCGAAGCGATCCGGGTGACTTTCGCCGCCCGTCGCAGCGCGATTAAGGCCCACTCTGAGGTGATCACTCAGATCAAGTCGTTACTGGTGACCGCTCCGGAGCCTGTCCGCGCCGAATACCGACACCTGGCCACCGGGCGGCTGATCAGCATGCTGGCGAACTCACGCCCCCGCGTCGGTGACGACGAAGTCGCCGCACGCACCCGCGTCGCGCTCAAACGGCTCGCGACCCGGTGCCGGCAACTGGACGCCGAGATCGACAGTCACGACACCGATCTCCACGACCTCGTCTCGCAGGTCAACCCTGGCATCCTCCAGGTCCACGGCATCGCTGCCACCACGGCTGCGCAACTACTGATCACCGCCGGAGACAACCCCGACCGGATCGGCTCGGAAGCCGCCTTCGCGATGCTCTGCGGCGCCGCGCCGATCCCGGCATCATCGGGCAAGACTAGTCGGCACCGCCTCAATCGCGGCGGCGACCGGCACGCCAACTCCGCGCTGCACCAGATCGCGAAAGTCCGGCTGGGCACCGATCCTGACACGCGCGCCTACGCGGCCAGGCTCACCGCAGCAGGCAAGAGTAAGAAGGACATCCTGCGCTGTCTCAAACGCGCCATCGCCCGACAGGTGTTCCACCTCATCACCAACCCACCGGTGATCGAACACAGCGACGATCTGCGACCGGCCCGTCAGGCACTCGGGCTCACACTCGCGAACGTTGCCGACGCCCTCGGCTGCAGCATCATGAAGATCTCTCAACTCGAACGCGGCACCATCCGCGACGTCCGATTCCTCCGGCACTATCGTGCCTGGCTCACGGCCACACCCGAGCTCCAACTCGCGGCTTGACAAACAATAGGAGCATCAGGCTCGACGCTCTACGCATGGATCTACGCCCCCGAGCAGAAGCACCGACAGCTCTGGCAGTACCTGCCTCGCGGGCAGCGCAAGCGCCGCCGCCGACAGGGCCGGCGGGTGCATTCCGAGCGGATCAAGTGGCGCACCTCGATCCACGAGCGCCCCGCCCTGGTCGAGGACCGTATCGAGTTCGGGCACTGGGAATCCGACAGCGTCCTCGGTCTGCGCGGCACCGGTGGGCTGCACACCACCGTGGAACGCCGCGCCCGGTACCTGCAGGCCGTGAAGATCCCCGCCATCGCCGCCGCGCCCACCATCGACGCACAGCTGAGCGTGTACTCGCCGCTACCCGCCCACGCCGTCCGCTCCGTGACGGCGGACAATGGGTCCGAGTTCGCGTTCCACTACCAACTCGCCGACGCCCTCGCCATCCCGACCTACTTCGCCGACCCGTACTCGGCATGGCAGCGGGGCACGAACGAGCACTTCAACGGCCGCATCCGCAAATACCTCCCGAAAGGCACCAGCTTCGAAGACCTCACCCAAACAGACCTCGACGAGATCGTCACCGAGATCAACAACCGACCCCGCCGAGTCCTCGGCTGGGCAACCCCCGCCGAGATCTTCAACGAACTATGCTCAAGCCAAGCCACACCACGTTGCACCTCGAACTAGAACCCGGGCCTCGTGACAGTGTCTCAACCCCGGCGTATCGTCGCCGGTATGAACGACAGCGCATACGGCATCATCCCGTCATACCTTCTCGCCCGCCTTGCCGAGTCTGGGCGCTTTCCCCGGGCGGCGGATGCTGCGCGCCAGACCCTGCTCGCCGGGCGTCCGACTTTCCGCGCCCGCATCGACCTGTCCATCGACGAACAGGGCGATCTCGTCGCCGAACTGTCGGATGCGCCGAACCGCACGATCAGCGACGCGCAGAACACCGAGACGCTGCCGGGTGTCATCGTGCGCGCCGAAGATGATCCGGCCGTCGACGACGTCAGCGTGAACCAGGCGTTCGACGGACTCGGGGCGACCTTCGAGATGCTGCTCAGCGCGTTCCGGCGCAACTCCCTCGACGGCAACGGAGCTCCACTGGATGCGTCCGTGCACTACGGCACCGACTACGACAACGCCTTCTGGGACGGCGAGCGCATGGTCTTCGGCGACGGTGACGGCGAGGTGTTCCGCGGCTTCACCGGTTCGATCACCGTCATCGGCCACGAACTCGCGCACGGCGTCATCCAGCACACGGCGAACCTCGAGTACCAGGGCCAGCCCGGCGCGCTGAACGAGTCGATCGCCGACGTGTTCGGCGCTCTCACCGAGCAGTACGGCGAAGGACAGACCGCAGACCAGGCGACCTGGCTGATCGGCGCAGGCATCTTCACCGACGAGGTTCAAGGCAAAGCTCTGCGGTCGATGCTCGAACCCGGCACCGCATACGACGACGACGAGCTCGGCAAGGATCCGCAGTCGGCGCACATGAGCGACTTCGTGCAGACGACGGAGGACAACGGCGGCGTGCACATCAACTCCGGCATCCCGAACCGCGCGTTCGCGCTCACTGCGACGGCTCTCGGCGGCAACGCATGGGAGCGTGCCGGCCTCACCTGGTACAACGCCCTGACCGGCACGCTGGCGAGCACGGCGAGCTTCCGGGATTTCGCCGATGCCACGATCGCCGCCGCCGTCGACGACGAAGTCGCAACAGCCACTCGCGCAGCATGGACCACCGTGGGAGTCTTGGATGATGCGCGACGCAGCCCCTCCGAGTGACGCAGCCCCTCCGAGTGATCCGGACGCGGAGCCCGGCTTCCGCATCGTCGTGATCCGCACAGGTGGTGTCGCCGGCATCCGTCGGCGCTGGCATGTAGAACCGCCACGCGACGAGGAGTCGCGCTGGATCGAATTGATCGATCGCTGTCCGTGGGAGGCCCCGGCCCCCACGCCGCCCGGTGCGGACCGGTATGTCTGGAGCATCCGGGCCCGCACCCCCGAGATGCGACGCGAACGCGATCTGCCGGAGTCGGCGCTCGACGGACCATGGCGCCAGCTCGTCGATGCCGTGCGCGCCGCTGCGGCAGACTGACACGGCCGCTCAAGGTGCGGGGCGCGGCTCCAGCATCACTCGGGTGACGGGCAGAGACTCCGGATGCTCCTGCTGCAGCCACGTCATGATCTTCTCCCGCACGAGGCAGCGCAGATCCCACTGGTCGTCAGAGTTCGCGGCCGAGATCTTGAAGCGCAGCGTGACATGGCCGCCTTCGGATCCGGTCACGAGCACGTTCGCCGAGCGCCGGTCCCAGGCGTCTGAGGCCTCGATGATCTCCATGAACTTCTCGCGCACAGCATCCACAGGCACCCGCCAGTCGAGGTCCATGTAGACGGTGCCGAGGATCTTGTCGGATCTGCGCGTCCAGCTCTCAACCGGCTTCGACGTGAAGTACGTGCAGGGCAGGATGAGTCGCCGCTCGTCCCAGATGTAGACGACCACGTACGACAGGTTGATCTCGCCGATGCGCCCCCACTCCCCCTCGATCACGACGACGTCTCCGACACGGATCGCGTCGGTGAAGGCGATCTGCACACCGGCGATGAGGTTGCCGAGCGTCGACTGCGCCGCGAGGCCGGCGATGATGCTGACGACGCCGGCAGAGGCGAGGATGCTGGTGCCCACAGCCCTGACTTCGGGGAACGAGAACAGCACCGCTCCGATCGCGATGATCGAGATCAGGACGACCACGAGACGGTTCAGCACAGTCAACTGGGTCTGGCGCCGTCGCGCCTCAGGGCTGGTCGCGTCGCGCCTGCTGTCGTACTGCATGAGTCGTTCCATGCCGAATGTGACGACCGTCGACAGCAGCCATGCGCCGACGAGCACGACGGCGATCAGCAGGACGCGCTGCAGTACCGGCCACCACGACAGCGCAGACGGAGCGGTGACGGCGCACGTGATCCACACCGCGATCAGGAACGCCAGGATCATCCCCGGCGTGCGGATGCGGCGTTCGAGTTCGCCGATCCAGGCCGAGCGCCCGCGGGCGCGCGCCGCCACGAACCGTACTCCGATGACGACCACCGCCACGATCGCGACAGCGATGAGCAGGGCGACGATCGTCTCCACCCACGCGGCCCAGTCCAGGTTCGAACTGACGGACGCAGTAACGCCGAAGAAAGAAGGCATCGTCCCACCCTAGACAAGGTCGTCGGGCAGTGAGAACCCCCTTGCTTCCGCGGCACCTGCGGCGCACTCTTTATTCGATGAGGGTGCTGGATTCGATGAGGGTGCTGGATTCGATGAGGGCGCGCCGCATCAGACAGGTGAACCGTCCGCAGCAAAGGAGCTGTCATGTCGCAGAAGATCATCCCGAACCTCTGGTTCAACCAGAACGCCGACGAAGCCGGCGCGTTCTACACCGACGTGTTCCCCGGTGCCACGGCGATCATCGGCGCACGGTACCCCGATGACGTGCCCGACTGGCAGGCGGACTTCAGCGGCAAGACCCTGACGGTCGACCTCGTCATCGACGAATACCTGCTCACGTTGATCAATGCCGGAGACGAGTTCCGCCCGAACGCGTCGGTGTCGTTCATGCTGAACTTCGATCCGCTGCGCTTCGACGGCGACCGCAATGCCGCGCGCGCCAGCCTCGATGAGACCTGGGCGAAGCTGTCCGACGGCGGTGCCGTGCGGATGGAACTCGGCGAGTACCCGTTCAGCCCGCGCTACGGCTGGGTCGAGGATCGCTATGGCGTGAACTGGCAACTGCTGCTGGCGAACCCCGAGGGAGAGCCGCGACCGTTCCTGATCCCGCAGCTGATGTTCTGCGGCCCGGTGCAGAACAAGGCGCGCGAGGCGGCGGAGTTCTACACCTCATTGTTCCCGGACGGCGAGGTCGGCTTCATCGCCGAGTACCCGACGCAGACCGGTCCGGCGGATGCCGGCAGCGTGATGTTCGGCGAGTTCCTGCTTGCCGGGCAGTGGTTCTCGATGATGGATTCGGCCGTCGAGCAGGACGTCACATTCGACTGCGGGGTCTCGCTCGAGGTGCGCGTCGTCGATCAGACGGAGCTGGACCGCTACTGGGACGCGCTGACCACCGCGCCCGAGGCGGAGGTCTGCGGCTGGCTCGCCGACAAGTACGGCCTCAGCTGGCAGATCGTTCCGGAGAACATGGGCGAACTCATGCAACGCCCTGGTGCGTACGAGAAGATGATGCAGATGAAGAAGCTCATCATCGCCGACTTCTGAGGACCACATGGGACTTTTCACGCAGAAACCCGACGATCCGGGCCCCTGGGCATCGCTGCCGGGAGAACCGCTGGATCAGGATGCCGTCGACAGGCTCGACGGCGCGGCCACCGTCGATCCGCTCGAGATCGGATTGGGCGCGCAGACCACGTCGATCGTCTTCCCCGTCGCTCCGGTTCTGGAAGAGGGCGCCGAGCCGACCGACGCCGAGCCGGCGGACTGACCGTCCCCGCGGGACGTTGAGCGAGCACACCCCGCGGGACGTTGAGCGAGCGCCAGCGAGACGAAACGCGTTGAGCGAGCGGAGCGAGTCGAAACGATGCTCAGTCGATCGACTCCGGCCGCGCTCCCAGCCCGACGAACCTTCCGGTGAGGTACGTGAGTCGCGGGTGATCACGCAGCATCCGCAGCGGGAACGGCAACGATGCACCCGGTGCACGCGACGCGATCAGCGGGCCCTGCAGCCGTCGCTGCACGAACTGGGTGAGCCGCACCGGCCAGGTGCGGCGGCGCTGCACGCGGCGCAGGTCCTTCGCCCGTGGCGGGCGCGCGCGCAGCACCGGGCCGAGGATGCGAGCAGCGGCGACAGCATCCTGAATCGCGAGATTGATGCCGACGCCTCCCGCCGGCGACATCGCGTGCGCGGAGTCGCCGATGCACAGCATCCCCTCGGCGTACCAGCGGCACAGCCGCTCGAGCCGCACCCGCAGCAGGTGCACGTCGTCGGCCGTGACGGTGGCGACAGCATCCGCCATGCGAGGCGAGATGCGTGCGATGCGTTCGCGCATCTTGACCACGTCGCCGTCGGATCCGGTCCAGGTGCCGGCGGGGATCACGTGCGCGATCTGGAAGAAGTCGCCTCGGTCTATCGTGATGATCATGCCGTCGCCCGCCTGGATGAACGGGTAGACCTCGCCGTCGCGCCTGGTCAGCCGGAACCACAGCACGTCCATGGCGGCGGCGCTGCCGGTCGGAGTCAGACCCGCGGCCGCGCGGATGTCGGAGTCGCGGCCGGATGCGTCGACGACGAGGCGTGCGCGGATGGTGACGTCGCCGTCTGGGCCGGATCCGGTGACGCCCGTGATGCGGGTGCTTTCACGGATGAGCCCGTCGATCCGCGTCGAGCGGAGCAGGCGGAATCCCGGATGCTGCGCCGCTGTGTCTGCGAGCAGGTCGAGGAAGTCCCACTGCGGCATGAACGTCATGACCTTGCGGCGAGTGGGCAGTCGGGTGAAGTCGGCGAGGGTGAGCTCGGTGCCTTGCCAGCTCAGGCGCACGCGGGGCATGTCGTCGTGCGGTCGGGCGAGGAACTCGTCGAGCAGGCCGAGTTCTGCGAGCAGGTCCTGGGTGGAGGGGTGGATGGTGTCGCCGCGGAAGTCACGGAGGAAGTCGGCGTGCTTCTCGGCGACGGTGACCTCGAGACCCTGGCGCAGTAGCAGGAGCGCCATCATGAGCCCGGCGGGGCCACCGCCGACGATCACGCAGTCTGTGTCGATGTGGGTGGTCATGGGTCAACGATCCCTGGTGCGTGCCAGCTGGTCAATCACCACTTCGCACCTGTTTTCGTGTCGTGAATCACGGTGCGGTGGTGGCGATCGAATGGCAGTAGTCATCGCCGTTACGGTTGAAGGATGACGATCATCGCCGCCGCAGACGGCTCCGCCCTGGGCAACCCAGGACCGAATGGCTGGGCCTGGTACATCGACGACGCGAACTGGGCGGCCGGCGGTTCGCCGCACGGCACCAACAACCAGGGCGAGCTGCAGGCCGTGCTCGAGCTGCTTCGGGCGACGGCCGGCACCGACGAGCCGCTGCTGATCATGTGCGACAGCAAGTACGTCATCGACTCGATCACCAAGTGGATGCCGGGATGGAAGCGCCGCGGATGGCGCAAGGCCGACGGCGCCCCTGTGCTCAACCGCGAGCTGA from Microbacterium profundi includes the following:
- a CDS encoding IS3 family transposase (programmed frameshift), encoding MSLSSPVAVVAADDGVVSAPSIPDGPTRRRSFSPGQKLQYLSEYEVACETGEGAGYLRRHGLYSSLISEWRKQRDAGLLEGKNPGEAVGRPSAAQAENARLKAQLRKAEVELSMTRTALEIMGKAPRALGADLQERGHRPAAREALMNTYVELAAADVPTRQAAALTGVARATATRAASRARRPDPEPPSARPAPANKLSSVERSLVLSTLNSDEFVDKPPLQIYPILLERGEYVGSVSTMYRVLREHTQVRERRRLATHPPRKVPELIATAVGQVYTWDITKLAGPVKGTYYDAYVMIDIFSRYIVGAIVHACEDGLLAKEMMTDAFGIHGTPEVVHSDGGPSMTSKTVRTLLADLGVTASRSRPHVSNDNPYSEALFKTMKYLPVFPDRFVSLAHARQFLDEFVHAYNHHHRHTGIGMHTPADVHYGHADAIDRDRDATLEAARRAHPERFTTRQTRPKILDRDPAAWINQPPTDEIQLAA
- a CDS encoding helix-turn-helix domain-containing protein → MKEMDYVWHLRAKMAEQGMFATTDLQPRLAERGVSLSREQTYRLVTGHPQRLSMSILIALCDILGCTPNDLIEPRIVEASNQKVAGETLSPKSRVTARRTTINRPGTTP
- a CDS encoding IS256 family transposase, with the translated sequence MDAISPEREERRRRQKELADQLKASGAMDEIFAKIDAGEPLTGEHGMLGGMLKAALERGLDAELTEHVGYDRGDAEASLYPNSRNGSTPKTVSTEIGDIELAVPRDRNGSFTPMLVPKGQRRLDGLDGMIISLYAGGMTIRDIQHHLANTIGTELSHETISKITDQVADEVLAWQTRPLESLYPVIYLDAIIVKIRDGGHVRNKAAHIAVGVDMDGIKHVLGIWVQATEGAKFWASVCAELANRGVRDVLIVCCDGLTGFPEAIAATWPEATVQTCVVHLIRAAMRFVNYKDRKAVAAALKPIYQAANEDTALEALEEFSASELGKRYPSAVKSFQDAWDKFTPFLAFPPELRRVIYTTNAIESLNYQLRKITKNRGHFPNDAAAVKLLWLAICDIEDKRAREREKERGLPASKRKASGRLIEGNVTTNWKQALEQLALAYPERINPYL
- a CDS encoding IS110 family RNA-guided transposase; translated protein: MHAGSHVVAGVDTHKDTHFAAVITVTGQQVGAAEFPATESGYRALTEFITCHGPLLRAGVEGTNAYGAGLSRHLREVGVPVVEVLRPARQLRRMRGKSDQIDAYAAAQIALADVDTVTAKTSAGTVEAIRVTFAARRSAIKAHSEVITQIKSLLVTAPEPVRAEYRHLATGRLISMLANSRPRVGDDEVAARTRVALKRLATRCRQLDAEIDSHDTDLHDLVSQVNPGILQVHGIAATTAAQLLITAGDNPDRIGSEAAFAMLCGAAPIPASSGKTSRHRLNRGGDRHANSALHQIAKVRLGTDPDTRAYAARLTAAGKSKKDILRCLKRAIARQVFHLITNPPVIEHSDDLRPARQALGLTLANVADALGCSIMKISQLERGTIRDVRFLRHYRAWLTATPELQLAA
- a CDS encoding M4 family metallopeptidase: MNDSAYGIIPSYLLARLAESGRFPRAADAARQTLLAGRPTFRARIDLSIDEQGDLVAELSDAPNRTISDAQNTETLPGVIVRAEDDPAVDDVSVNQAFDGLGATFEMLLSAFRRNSLDGNGAPLDASVHYGTDYDNAFWDGERMVFGDGDGEVFRGFTGSITVIGHELAHGVIQHTANLEYQGQPGALNESIADVFGALTEQYGEGQTADQATWLIGAGIFTDEVQGKALRSMLEPGTAYDDDELGKDPQSAHMSDFVQTTEDNGGVHINSGIPNRAFALTATALGGNAWERAGLTWYNALTGTLASTASFRDFADATIAAAVDDEVATATRAAWTTVGVLDDARRSPSE
- a CDS encoding protealysin inhibitor emfourin; the encoded protein is MRDAAPPSDAAPPSDPDAEPGFRIVVIRTGGVAGIRRRWHVEPPRDEESRWIELIDRCPWEAPAPTPPGADRYVWSIRARTPEMRRERDLPESALDGPWRQLVDAVRAAAAD
- a CDS encoding mechanosensitive ion channel family protein: MPSFFGVTASVSSNLDWAAWVETIVALLIAVAIVAVVVIGVRFVAARARGRSAWIGELERRIRTPGMILAFLIAVWITCAVTAPSALSWWPVLQRVLLIAVVLVGAWLLSTVVTFGMERLMQYDSRRDATSPEARRRQTQLTVLNRLVVVLISIIAIGAVLFSFPEVRAVGTSILASAGVVSIIAGLAAQSTLGNLIAGVQIAFTDAIRVGDVVVIEGEWGRIGEINLSYVVVYIWDERRLILPCTYFTSKPVESWTRRSDKILGTVYMDLDWRVPVDAVREKFMEIIEASDAWDRRSANVLVTGSEGGHVTLRFKISAANSDDQWDLRCLVREKIMTWLQQEHPESLPVTRVMLEPRPAP
- a CDS encoding VOC family protein; translation: MSQKIIPNLWFNQNADEAGAFYTDVFPGATAIIGARYPDDVPDWQADFSGKTLTVDLVIDEYLLTLINAGDEFRPNASVSFMLNFDPLRFDGDRNAARASLDETWAKLSDGGAVRMELGEYPFSPRYGWVEDRYGVNWQLLLANPEGEPRPFLIPQLMFCGPVQNKAREAAEFYTSLFPDGEVGFIAEYPTQTGPADAGSVMFGEFLLAGQWFSMMDSAVEQDVTFDCGVSLEVRVVDQTELDRYWDALTTAPEAEVCGWLADKYGLSWQIVPENMGELMQRPGAYEKMMQMKKLIIADF